One Falco naumanni isolate bFalNau1 chromosome 13, bFalNau1.pat, whole genome shotgun sequence DNA segment encodes these proteins:
- the CRYGS gene encoding gamma-crystallin S, producing MRNLPAFLSLLVFQVTFYEDKNFLGRCYECDSDCPDFHTYLSRCNSIRVDGGTWVAYERPNFSGNMYVLTRGEYPDYHHWMGLNDRLGSCKAVQIPSGGRGHIQVFEKGDFGGQMFEATEDCPSVMEEWHMREVHACRVLEGVWVFYEHPNYRGRQYLLPKGEYRKPVEWGAASPAVQSFRSIAE from the exons ATGAGGAACctccctgctttcctttctctgcttgtGTTTCAGGTCACCTTCTATGAAGACAAGAATTTCCTAGGCCGTTGCTATGAGTGCGACAGCGACTGCCCCGATTTTCACACCTACCTGAGTCGCTGCAACTCCATCCGTGTGGATGGAGGCACCTGGGTGGCCTATGAGAGGCCGAACTTTTCTGGGAACATGTATGTTCTGACGCGCGGGGAGTACCCTGACTACCACCACTGGATGGGCCTCAACGACCGCCTTGGCTCCTGCAAAGCCGTCCAGATA CCGAGTGGAGGCCGGGGCCACATCCAGGTCTTTGAGAAAGGAGATTTTGGTGGGCAGATGTTTGAAGCCACTGAAGACTGCCCTTCTGTCATGGAGGAGTGGCACATGCGCGAGGTCCATGCCTGCAGAGTGCTGGAGGGTGTCTGGGTTTTCTACGAGCATCCCAACTACCGGGGCAGGCAGTACCTGCTGCCCAAGGGGGAGTACCGCAAACCTGTGGAGTGGGGAGCAGCGAGCCCCGCCGTCCAGTCCTTCCGCAGCATCGCTGAGTGA